The sequence GCTAGCGATCTCTACGCCAAAATGGTGCAACATAAAGGCACGCACGCGATCAGCGTCAAGCCCAACAGGTATGCACACGCACGTCACCATCGGCAATTTGTGCTGATGGGAGACAAATAACTCAAGCCCCATTGCTGTTAGACCAGCAATAAGCGCTTTTTCATGGTAGGCGTGTCGCGCAAACCGGTGGGGGAGCCCTTCTTCCAGAAGAATCGCTAACCCTTTATGGAGAGCATACACCATGGAGGTTGCTTCCGTATGGTGGTTCAAACGCCTTGGACTCCAGTAATCCTGCAGCATGCCAAGGTCAAAATAGTTGCTGGCGACAACTGTCCCTCGCAGTGGTTCGTCCAAGTCGTCTTTGGTTGCAATTCCTTGTTCGACTTTTTTGCGGCGGGCAATCACTTCTTCCACTCGTTGATTGTACGTAATCGGTGCCATGCCAGCCGGGACGGACAAACATTTTTGCGTGCCGCCAATAGCAGCATCAATGTGCCATTCATCGACTAAAACGTCGGTTCCCCCAATCGTAGCAACCGCATCAACAACAAACAGGCAACCTTGTTCACGGCAAGCTTTGCCGATTTGGGCGAGTGGTTGCATGCATCCAGTTGATGTTTCCCCATGGACACACGCGACAATGTTAGGCTTGATTGCGTGGATGTGGTTGATTACTTCTTCTTCGCTAAACACAGTGCCCCACGTACATTCGATTTTGTGGACATCGGCCCCGTAACGTTCGCAAATTTCTACAAGCAAATGGCCGAAACGCCCGTAAATAGGCACAAGCACACGGTCTCCTCGTTCAATTAAACTGGCGAGAACAGCCTCAATCCCTGAACGTGACGTCCCGTCAACGGGATAGGCCCACTCGTTTTCTGTTTGGAACAACTTGCGCAGTTGGTCCATCGTCTGATTCATGATGTTCGTAAAAGCAGGGTCAAATTGCCCTAGAATCGGCATGCTCATTGCCTGCAAGACACGGGGGTCGACTTCTACCGGCCCTGGCGTCATAATCGTCCGCTTTGCTGAAAGGTACGTATCCATTGCAATTCTCCTTCAAAAACATTTTGCAGCTTTAAACTAATAGGCAAGCTTATACAAAAGGGCGGCAAGTGCAGATACGCCAGCTTCCAAATCTTCATCGGCTGTAAACTCCAATGGGGAGTGGCTAATGCCGCCTTTGCTAGGGACAAACAACAGTGCCGTTGGGCAGCAACTGCCGAAAATTTGCGTATCATGC is a genomic window of Shouchella clausii containing:
- a CDS encoding pyridoxal-phosphate-dependent aminotransferase family protein, yielding MDTYLSAKRTIMTPGPVEVDPRVLQAMSMPILGQFDPAFTNIMNQTMDQLRKLFQTENEWAYPVDGTSRSGIEAVLASLIERGDRVLVPIYGRFGHLLVEICERYGADVHKIECTWGTVFSEEEVINHIHAIKPNIVACVHGETSTGCMQPLAQIGKACREQGCLFVVDAVATIGGTDVLVDEWHIDAAIGGTQKCLSVPAGMAPITYNQRVEEVIARRKKVEQGIATKDDLDEPLRGTVVASNYFDLGMLQDYWSPRRLNHHTEATSMVYALHKGLAILLEEGLPHRFARHAYHEKALIAGLTAMGLELFVSHQHKLPMVTCVCIPVGLDADRVRAFMLHHFGVEIASSFGPLHGKIWRIGTMGYSCRKENILFVLAALEAALLHYGTKIETGKAVQAALSYYEQTEKSAMA